In Desulfuromonadales bacterium, a single genomic region encodes these proteins:
- a CDS encoding LUD domain-containing protein, with amino-acid sequence MNKERNRQYKQRIDQALATPKLQEALHRFADAYVVARQNAFAGLDFEALRSDIAASKDEVREHQEQYLAEFTRNAEAAGATVFFARTAEEANAYITGLAKERGVKLAVKSKSMASEEIHLNKALEQAGVRALETDLGEWIIQLAGQRPSHMVMPAIHMFKEEVAELFGKVTGREEPAEIEHLVRVAREQLRQGYLDADMGISGANIAVAETGGIALVTNEGNARLVTTLP; translated from the coding sequence ATGAACAAAGAACGCAACCGCCAATACAAGCAACGCATCGACCAGGCCCTGGCCACCCCGAAACTGCAGGAGGCCCTGCACCGCTTCGCCGACGCTTATGTGGTCGCCCGCCAGAACGCCTTCGCCGGCCTCGATTTCGAAGCGCTGCGCAGCGACATTGCCGCCAGCAAGGACGAGGTGCGCGAACACCAGGAGCAGTACCTGGCCGAGTTCACCCGCAACGCCGAGGCCGCCGGAGCCACCGTCTTTTTCGCCCGCACCGCCGAGGAGGCCAACGCCTACATCACTGGCCTCGCCAAGGAACGCGGTGTGAAGCTCGCGGTCAAGAGCAAGAGCATGGCGAGCGAGGAGATCCACCTCAACAAGGCGCTGGAGCAGGCCGGCGTGCGGGCGCTGGAGACCGACCTCGGCGAATGGATCATCCAGCTCGCCGGCCAGCGTCCCAGCCACATGGTGATGCCGGCCATCCACATGTTCAAGGAGGAGGTCGCCGAGCTCTTCGGCAAGGTGACCGGCCGCGAGGAGCCGGCCGAGATCGAGCACCTGGTGCGGGTCGCCCGCGAGCAGCTGCGCCAGGGTTACCTCGATGCCGACATGGGGATCTCCGGCGCCAACATCGCCGTCGCCGAGACCGGCGGCATCGCCCTGGTCACCAACGAGGGGAACGCCCGGCTGGTCACCACCCTGCCGAA